TAATATGAGGAAAAACATCAGATTCAGATagctttaatatttatatgtaaaaaaaaaatcattgtagtTGAATTGTGACTACATTAAGAAAAACATCAATTAGGGGAACAAAATAAGCATGttatattgtatacatttcattttatttttgatgataGGTCCAgactttaaaataatatatctcTTCCACAGTGATAGAAAGAGGAGCACTGTAGATATGAGTAAGACAGCCAGTTTTATCAAGGCATTACAGACTGTGGTTGGAACAGTTCATTCATTCCTTCAGGAGGTCACAATGGAACCAAAAGTACAAGTAGATCTAATGAAAAACACGGGAGAATGTCTGCAGTCAGGCAATCATCAGTTGGAACCAGGAACCAGTGCCAGTACTGCTAGTgtcaaaactattcaaagtgTAGATTTAAACATCGATCAAAAGGATTTGAACTTAAGGAGATTAATACAAACAGTACCAGTCTTACAAAACAGTGGAGATGTGAGAGGTGACTGTGTTCCTGCTTCCCTGTCTCAGTCTGTCTTACAACGTGGTAATAGTGAAGAAGTTGAGGATACCAGTAATTCTGATTCAGATTATGAAGGACCTTCTAGAGATTCAGGAATTGAATCAGATGCATTAACAGCAAGGAAACATCAGGCATCAGAAGGGGCTTCTAGTTCAGATGGTTCTGATGGACAAACTCATTGTATTACACGAACATCTAATGAAGAGACAAGCACCACCGGTACAAGTGAGATGGTATTATCAGGTTTTGTAAGACAATCTCATTATATAACACAGCCGACAAACACAACAGGCCAAAGTCAGATTGTACCATCACAAGGGACTGCTGGTTTAGATTGTTTTGACAGAGAATCTCATTGCATTCCACAGGAAACTAACACAACAGATACATGTGAGAAGATTGATGATTGTTCTATCATAGAGTCATTCTTACAGAATGGTAAGGTTAACAGATACTGTAAGTTCACAAATTATTGacatgtttttattaatgcacaaaatgcaatttatttacaataatttgacttcacatttaaaagacattaacatgattaatgtaaattaaacaagatttttcttaatatcacaaaaaaataaaatcgcatTCTAGTCATGCAAGTCTaaactaaaatgacaaaatcgcattCTAGTCATGCAAgtctaaaatgataaaatcgcaataacaaatatataatttctaaatttacaatatacaaGATGCATAATTAaggctttttttcatttt
This Mytilus trossulus isolate FHL-02 chromosome 14, PNRI_Mtr1.1.1.hap1, whole genome shotgun sequence DNA region includes the following protein-coding sequences:
- the LOC134695617 gene encoding uncharacterized protein LOC134695617; amino-acid sequence: MVYSCFIGHLPSQVTKEELYNLFVGCGDIQDLFLCEDSNKSSYNYGFVRYMTSEQALKAVQELNKWPIHGTHMIVDIAKDTAQRIREEKKLNTDRMVKCTGPRPPPVCHNMHKEMDSNTLVQDIMYLSRLKETCASLNYKVNSGLLGDENTKSLNVDKLLDKMAAQPLERIKTARGEFNEDLTPEKICEKLSESDRKRSTVDMSKTASFIKALQTVVGTVHSFLQEVTMEPKVQVDLMKNTGECLQSGNHQLEPGTSASTASVKTIQSVDLNIDQKDLNLRRLIQTVPVLQNSGDVRGDCVPASLSQSVLQRGNSEEVEDTSNSDSDYEGPSRDSGIESDALTARKHQASEGASSSDGSDGQTHCITRTSNEETSTTGTSEMVLSGFVRQSHYITQPTNTTGQSQIVPSQGTAGLDCFDRESHCIPQETNTTDTCEKIDDCSIIESFLQNALKIGKNHEQNGQTVDVHEVMKSKEGNRKEFLSPVSVGRGIGRGVFGIYKK